In Natronococcus sp. AD-5, the genomic window GGGCGCGAAGTCCTCGGCGGCGTTTTCGGCGTTGATCCGGAACTCGATCGCGTGGCCGTCGATCTCGACGTCGTCCTGGTCGAAGTCGATCTCCTCGCCGGCGGCGATCCGGATCTGGCGCTTGACGATGTCGATGCCCGTGATCTCCTCGGTGACCGTGTGCTCGACCTGGATCCGGGTGTTGACCTCGAGGAAGTAGAAGTTCGCGTCCGGCCCCAGCGGGCCGTCGCGGCCGGGCTCCTCCTCGACGAGGAACTCGACGGTGCCGGCGTTGGTGTAGTCGGCGGCGGAGACGCCGCGGCGGGCCGCCTCGCCGATCTTCTCGCGGAGGTCGTCCGTCAGCGCCGCGGACGGGCCCTCTTCGATGACCTTCTGGTGGCGGCGCTGGAGCGAACAGTCGCGCTCGCCGAGGTGGCGGACGTTGCCGTGCTGGTCGGCGACGATCTGGACCTCGATGTGGCGGGGTTGCTCGAGGTAGCGCTCGAGGTAGACCGACGGGTTGTCGAAGTACGCTTCGCCCTCGCGCTTGGCGCTCTCGAGTTGGTCTTCGACCTCGCTCTCGTCCCAGACGACCTTCATCCCGCGGCCGCCGCCGCCGCCCTCGGCCTTGATCGCGATCGGGTAGCCGTGTTTCTCGCCGAAGGCTTTGACCTCCTCGGGTTCGGTGACCGGGTCGGTCGTGCCGGGCACGATCGGGACGTCGGCCTCGTTCATGATCTTCCGGGCCTTCGTCTTCTCGCCCAGCGACTCCATCGCGTCGCTCGAGGGGCCGACCCAGGTGATCCCCTCCGCGTCTTCGACCTTGCTCGCGAACTCGGCGTTCTCGGCGAGAAAGCCGTAACCGGGGTGGATGGCGTCGGCGTCGGCCTTGCGCGCGGCCTCGATGACGGCCTCGTGATCCAGATACGAGTCCGCCGCGCGGGCTGGCCCGACGTTGTAGGCCTCATCGGCGTAGCGGACGTGTCCCGAGTCCTTGTCGGCCTCGGAGTA contains:
- a CDS encoding acetyl-CoA carboxylase biotin carboxylase subunit, producing the protein MFRKVLVANRGEIAVRVMRACEELNVGTVAIYSEADKDSGHVRYADEAYNVGPARAADSYLDHEAVIEAARKADADAIHPGYGFLAENAEFASKVEDAEGITWVGPSSDAMESLGEKTKARKIMNEADVPIVPGTTDPVTEPEEVKAFGEKHGYPIAIKAEGGGGGRGMKVVWDESEVEDQLESAKREGEAYFDNPSVYLERYLEQPRHIEVQIVADQHGNVRHLGERDCSLQRRHQKVIEEGPSAALTDDLREKIGEAARRGVSAADYTNAGTVEFLVEEEPGRDGPLGPDANFYFLEVNTRIQVEHTVTEEITGIDIVKRQIRIAAGEEIDFDQDDVEIDGHAIEFRINAENAAEDFAPATGGTLTTYDPPGGIGVRLDDALKQGDELVTDYDSMIAKLIVWGEDRDECLERSLRALREYEIEGIPTIIPFHRLMLTDEEFVASTHTTKYLDEELDESRIADAQEQWGSADTGGAEDEESVEREFTVEVNGKRFEVNLEEHGAPAIPTGDGGSRAASPPQPAGGSADEETAVEGDGETVDAEMQGTILGVEVEVGDEVTAGDVLVVLEAMKMENDIVASRGGTVSQVAIEEGESVDMGDTLVVLE